The Polynucleobacter sp. JS-Mosq-20-D10 region ACACAACCTTAATGAATGGCATTCACCATCTTTCTTTTGAAGCGCTTCCAGTGAGTGCGGGCAAGGTTTTTAAGGTCAAGCTGGAGATGACTGATGGTGCATCAATCCACCAGAGGTTTGAGCGAACATTTGCCACTCGCAATCTACTGTGAATCTACTATGATTCTTGCTTGGGTCTTATCGCTACTCACTCTACTCTCTATGATGGTCATTCAGTTAGAGCGCTTAACTGCACTTGAAGTCATGAGCGTCAATACTTATGTAGAAGCTCAGAAGGGATTTATTGCTGCAGAAAATGCTCTCATTGAATGTGAGCAACATCTTTCTAATATTACCGTCTTAGCAAATCCTGGTTGCCATATACAGTCTGCTGGAAAAAATCTTTGGTTGATATCAAGCAAATCAAAACCTAGCTTAGAAGCTCTCATCTTCTTGGATGAAAAAACGAATATCGCTACACGACTAAACTGGCGGCAGAACTTTGAGTAAGCAAGATCAAGGTTATAGCTTGTTAGAGTTGATGGCTGTTGTGCTGATCATCGCCATCATTGCAATTTCGACACTACCTTTATTGCATGAGCAAATGGCCGCTCGAGAAATTGACATTATTGCTAGACGCTTTATTGCGCATGCTCAATTTGCTAGAGCTCAAGCATTTCTATTGGGCGCGCCTGTACGCATCACTCCATTCAATGGAGGTCTTTGGGAAGAGGGTTGGGTGGTTAAAAATGTTTGTGATAAACGCCAGCCAAAATCAACTTGTATTGAGCGGACGTGGATTTCCCAAGGCGATCTTGCGCAGGTGTATTTCAAGGGTGGGGGTCAGCAGTTTATTGACCCCCATACATCCAAGAGAGGTATTTTGTTTAATGCTGCTGGTGCTGCCAAAACAGCCCAAGGCGGGTTTGTGGCGAACCGTCTGATATTAGGTCACGATAGAGATTCTGGGCTTGAGCGGCACCTCATACTCGGCAGTGGGGGTCGCTGGAGAATTTGTGATCCGATTAAGGACCCCAAAGCCTGCAAGTAGGATGGGTAAATTTGCTGCTTCTGCCCACAATCGGTTTTAATAGACCCATGTACACCGCAGTCGACCATCAATTTATGAGTCAGGCATTAGCCGAGGCTCAAAATGCCCTTTATCTATCCAACCCCAACCCCCGGGTGGGATGCATCATTGTGAAAGATAGAGAAGTGATTGGGCGTGGACATACCCAAAGAGTAGGTGGACCCCATGCGGAAGTTCAGGCCTTAGCTGAAGTGAAGTCAAAGGGATTGGATCCTACTGGATCAGCAATCTATGTCACCTTAGAGCCCTGTAACCACACCGGTAGAACGCCGCCTTGTGTCGATGCCTTAATTGCAGCCAAGCCAGCTATGGTGATTGTGGCAATGTCCGATCCCAATCCCTTGGTTGGTGGTAAAGGTCTTGAGCGACTAAAGGCTGCTGGCATTGATGTGCGCTGCGGTTTATTAGAATCCGAGGCTCAAGTATTAAACCGGGGATTTATTTCTAGGATGACTCGAGGCTTGCCTTGGGTTCGGATGAAGATTGCTGCCAGCTTAGACGGCAAGACAGCTTTACCAGATGGCCAAAGTAAATGGATTACTGGTCCTTTAGCCAGGGCAGACGGTCATCACTGGCGCGCTCAAGCTTGCGCCATATTGACAGGTGTCGGCACGGTTAAAGAAGATGACCCAAGCCTTGATGTGCGGGATGTCAAAACTGAGCGTCAGCCCTGGAGAATTATTGTGGACTCTAAGCTTGAGACACCACTGAGCGCTAAGGTATTGAGTAAGCCCCAATCATCCGGTGTCATTTTGGTTTGCGCCTCATTGGATTCTCAGGAGACTCAAGACAAGGCAAAAGCATTTGAGGCTCTTGGTGTTGAAGTCCTTGCAATGGCTAACGCTAATGGTAAGGTGGATTTACCAAAACTATTTGCCTATTTAGCAAAAGAGCGCCACATGAATGAAATCCATATCGAGGCTGGATTTAAGCTCAATGGATCTCTGCTGAGAGAGGGTTGTGTTGATGAGCTCTTGCTCTATTACGCACCCTTCTTTATGGGTGATGGCATTGGGATGGCTAATATCACCCCGCTAACTGCGCTAGATCAACGTCAAGATTGGCAAATCATCGATCACACTCTGTTTGGCCCCGATCTTCGTTTACGCCTGAGCAAGAAATAATCAATAAGAAATAATGATTCATAAAAATTATAAAACCCCTATTTAAGATCACACTATGTTTACTGGAATTATTACTGCAGTTGGCCAAATCAAGAGTGCTCAAGATAAAGGCGACGGCCTGCACTTGGTAGTTGAAGTGCCCCCTGGATATCTCGATGATGTTGCTTTGGGTGACAGCATTGCGATTCAGGGTGCTTGTATGACGGCCACTGAATTGACTGATACTACTTTTGCCTTAGACATCTCGCGTGAGTCTTTGAATAAGACGATTGGCCTGGATAAGATAGGGTCAGTTAACCTAGAAAAAGCTTTGCGATTAAATGATCGCTTAGGTGGTCATTTGGTGAGTGGGCATGTGGACGGTGTTGGTAAGGTGGCGCACTTTGCAACTGTCGCTAACGATGCCTATGGCTCTTGGCTTCTCCAAATTGAAGCCCCCAAGGCATTAGCTCCATTCTTGGCATACAAGGGATCGATTGTTGTTAATGGCGTTTCGTTAACGGTCAATAAAACGCAAGATAGTCAAGACGCTTGCTTAGTGGATATCAATATCATTCCCCATACGCTGGAGAACACGACCTTGGGTAAGCTAAAACAGGGTGATGCAGTGAATCTAGAGGTGGATTTAATTGCGCGTTATGTAGCGCGAATGCTAGAAACCCAGAGTAATACTGAAGTAAAAATCTGAATTACTTTTTTTGATACCGTGTTGGGTCGCTTAAGTTAGCTTGCTTAAAGCCTACCTGTCGTAGGCGGCAAGATTCACACTCACCACAAGCTTCACCTAAATCATTGGCTTGATAGCAAGAAACGGTTTGTGAGTAGTCGACACCCAAAGTAGTGCCTAGTTGAATAATTTCTGCTTTGCTCATACTAATGATGGGTGCATGAACCCGAAAGCGACTCTCATTATTGATCGCCTCAATACCAGCCTTGGTGGCCAAGTTCGCCATCGTTTCAAATGAGGCGACATATTCCGGGCGGCAGTCAGGGTAGCCTGAGTAGTCAACGGCATTGGCGCCATAAAAAATATCCAATCCACCTAATGATTCAGCCCAGCCTAAAGCAAGTGATAGCAAGATCGTATTACGAGCAGGAACATAAGTAACGGGGATTTCTAGATCTTTGCCTGGGGTAATGGGGATATCGATCGATGAGTCAGTCAGGGCTGAGCCGCCAAAACGCGTGAGATCTAAATTCACCACCTCATGACGCACGACACCCATTTTCTTAGCAATGTGTTTTGCTGCGGCTAATTCAGAAGAGTGGCGTTGACCATAACCAACTGACAACACATAGGGCGCGTAACCAAGATCTTTTGCCAATGCCAAAATTGTGCTGGAATCCAATCCGCCAGAAAATAAAATAACAGCAGGCGCATTCGGCTTGCGAGGAGCAATACTTTGAAAAGCAGCAGATAGCTTAGACATGGAAAAGTATTGAAGCCTGAATGACTGAATTACTTCGTGGCGGCGATGAGTTGCTGCGCGTCTTTTGCTGACTCAGTATCTGGGTACTTGCTGATGATCTCGCTAAAGGTTTTCTTGGCAGCTGCTTTATTACCGCTCTCCAATTGCGCATTACCGAGCGTCAACATGCTTGATGGAATGCGGGGATGTGTTGGGTAGCGCTTAATGAGGCTTTGTAGCTGCGCAATCGCACCGGTGTAATCCTTATTTGCGTATTTGCTATTACCACTCCAAAAGAGTGCCAGCGGCAAGTATGGGCTCTTAGGATAGCGATTCGCAAAGGCTGAGAAGCCCTCGTCTGCCTTTTTGAGATTACCTGACTGGAAGGCTTTTAAGGCATCGTCGTAAGCTTTCTTCTCGCCAGGCTGAACCGTGCCGCTAACACCCTCAATCGTGCCTGTGCGTGGCTCAAAATTACCCAAGCGGCTATCAAGGTCTTGATAGTAAGTCTTCTGACTGGTGCTGATATCGTCACCTTGCTTTTCAAGATTTTCAATCTTGCCGCGAAGCTCTGCATTATCAGCCTTGAGTTTTTCAATCTGATTTTGTAAATCCATTTGTGCAGTCGCAAATGATTTTCGTAAATCTAAGATGGCTTTGCGTGCATCATCATCGGCAAAGAGCGCCCATGCATTGTTCGAGGCGCTTAAGCAAAGAACTGCTGTACTTAAACAAAACGCTCGTGAGAGCGTTTGTTTAAAAGAGTGTGAGACCTTCGACATTAGTTTGTAATGTAAACAATGTCAGCACGGCGATTTTCTGCCCATGCTGCTTCGTTATCACCTTCAGCTTTTGGTTTTTCTTTACCAAAGCTCACTGCTTCCATTTGATTTTCAGAAACACCCATCAAATTGAGTGATTTACGTACTGCATCTGAACGACGTTGACCTAAAGCCAAGTTGTATTCTGCTGTACCGCGTTCATCGGTGTTACCTTGAATGATGATCTTTTGCTTTGGATTGGCTTTTAAGAAGCTGGCATGAGCAGAAAGTTGTTTTTGATATTTAGTTTGAACGGTGTACTCATTTAAATCAAAGTACACGCTACGCTGAAAGAGCGGGCTACTTGGATCATTCCATGGCTGTGAGCCAAAGTTTCCGCTGCCGCCACCATTAGCACCATCAACATCGTCTAGTTTGACGCTAGAACAAGCTGCCAAAAATAAGGCTGTTACACCAACAAGGGTGAGGGTTGCGGCACGGCGTGCTATAGAAATCTTCATGATTTGTCCTTTTTCCTACAAACTGAGTAACTAAATAAGCTAATAGTCAATATTATGCCCCTAAGAGCCCAATATTGACTATTTCGCTAGAAAGATCTGGCTGTCGAACTATGGCCTAGTTAGGCTCAGTCCATAAATGGTCCCCAAGATGGCTGACGTACGTCAGATCCTGGAATGCTCAGTACTTGCTTCGAGTTTCCGTCAACTGATACCGCAGCTAAGACCCTTTTGCCACCGACTTTGGTGGAATAGAGGACATAGCGACCGTTTGCCGCAAAGGATGGGGACTCATCGCTAGTTCCATCGGTTAGCGCTTGGGCATCGCCCGTTGCCAGATTGAGGATATAGAGGCGGAAGGCGCCACCAATATTGGCGATATAGGCTAAATACTTACCATCCGGTGAAATGCGTGGCGAAGTTACAAAACCCTGTTTGTAAGTGATTCGCTTTGCACCTTCAGCTTGTTCGCCCTCGGCGCTCATGCGATAAATCTGTGGATTGCCACCACGATCACTCGTGAAGTAGATGTAACGACCATCGGTTGAATATTGAGGTTCGGTATCAATGGTGTAGCCACGAGTAAGGCGCTGCAAGCCTGTTCCATCCGCATTAATGCTGTAGATCTGGGTGTTGCCGTCTTTTGAGAGGGAGATCGCTAGCTTTTTGCCATCGGGTGACCAGGCGGGCGCACTATTATTTCCCTTTTGGTTTGAGAGGGCAATGCGGCGACCAGTAGCCAGTTCGTGAACATAGATGACCGGCTTACGATCTTCAAAAGAAACGTAGGCTACTTTCTTGCCATCAGGAGACCACGATGGAGAGATGATTGGCTCACCGCTATTCATGGCATTACGAATATTTTGACCATCCGCATCAGAGATCACTAAACGATAGCGTTTACCTTCTTTAATAACGTAAGAAAGGCGGGTTGAGAAAATACCGCGCTCACCCAATAGTTTGAAGATGATGTCGTCAGCAATTTTGTGAGCTGCTGCACGTAAATTATCTGCACTGGAATTAATACTCAAGCCGCCAAGGCTTTCGGATTTACGAATATCAGATAGCTTATAGCGGATTTCAAACTGACCTGTGCCAGTCTGCACCACGGAGCCTACAGCTAAAGCATCTGCACCGCGAGCTGCCCAAGATTTGTAGTTCGGTGTGCCCTCGTCACTTTCGCTGGCATTACCGTTCTCGGTATTTTTAAAATAACCGCTGCGTGCTAAGTCTTGACGAATGATATCGGTCAAACTAGTTGGGAGCTTGCCCTCATCCTTAAAGCGCATCACGGCGATTGGATAGAGAGACTGTCCAACGCCAGTAATCTCAATATTCATTTGAGCTAGCGCTGAAGAACTCAGGCCTGCCATTGATAGCACCGCTAGGAATACTGACACCACTGATGAAAAATACTTTTGAGCAACTTGCAACATGCTTTAGTCCTTGGGTTTAAAGGTCAGCTTAACTTCTCTTTGAGGAATTTTTCCATTGTCGTCCTTCGGCAGGCTTTCTGCGCGAGTCAGTGCGAGGAGAACTGCGCGATCCCAGCCGGTATTACCGCTGGAGCTCACGAGATCGGTGCCTAAGATTGCACCATCGGGCGCAAGATTCACTTTAACAACTGCTGCAGGGTTGCCGCTGATAGATTCTGGATTAAACACGATGAGCGGTTTTACTTTCTTCACTACCTTATCAGTCCAGCCAGGGGGCGCATTACCACCGCCACCAACACCGCTACCGCTAGTTCCACCGCTCCCGCCTTCAGCGCCAGCCGCTGCACGTAAGCGCGCCAATTGATCTGCGCGAACTTTTTCAGCGGCAGCATTGGCTTTAGTTTCTGCAGGTGCAGCAGCTTTCGGTGCTTCAGGCTTTTTAGGCTGCTCTTTTTCCTTCTCCTTGGGTGGAGGGGTCTTTACCTGTTTAGGTATTTCTTTCACAACTTCTTTTTTAGGAGGCTCTTGTTCGACCTTCTTTTTCTTAATGGCGATGTCCGCTGCCTCTTCTTTCATCTCGGTTTTGATTTCAGGAACGACTGGCGTTTGGACTTGTTGACTGGCATCCCAAAGTTCAACTTCAACTCCTGAAGGGGTTGAGTTATTCCAGCTAATGCCGATGACTAAGAAGGCTAATAGGCCTAAGTGCACAGCTAATGAAAAACTAAAAGCACGTTTAGTACTCTCGTTTTTAGTAGGGCGCCCTCGTTTAAAGTTTAATGGGCTTGAATGAACTGTTTGCGCGCTATTCATGTATTCAATACAAGGAGGCTTATTGGCTCTTCACAGCAAGGCCGACACGTTTCACGCCATTCTCTTTAAGCTTAGACATCACTTCCATCACGACTTCATATTTAATGGATTTGTCTGCAGCGAGAACAACAGGTTGCTCAGCAGATTTTTCTGCTTGTGATCTTGCAAATGCACCGAGTTCAAATTTATTTAAGGTTTGAACTGGATCACCATCCTTACGCACGATGACATTTTCATTGGCATCGATCGTTAAAAAGACGGGTGGTAAAGATTGCACTTTTGCACCACCTACTGTTGGTAAATTAACAACGCCAGGATTGACCATTGGCGCGGTCACCATAAAGATGACCAGCAATACCAACATCACATCAATATAGGGAACCACATTGATGTCGGCCATTGCCCGACGTTTAGAAGATTTTCGGAGTGAGCCGGCCATGCTTATTTGCCTGAAGCTTGACGTTGCAAGATGTTAGTGAACTCTTCGATGAAGGTTTCAAAACGAATTGCCAAGCGATCCACATCGGTCGCAGCGCGGTTGTAAGCAACTACTGCAGGAATAGCAGCAAACAGACCAATAGCAGTGGCCACGAGTGCTTCAGCAATACCTGGGGCAACTGCCGCCAAGGTCGCGTTTTGTACGTTCGCAAGACCGCGGAAGGCGTGCATGATCCCCCAAACAGTCCCAAAGAGGCCAATATAAGGCGAGACTGAGCCTACAGACGCCAAGAAGGGTAAGTTGGCTTCTAACATGTCCATTTCACGTTGGTAGGTGGCTTTCATGGCACGGCGGGCAGCGTCGATTTCACGAACTTTCATGAACTCCTGCATACCAGCCTCAAAGATGTGCTCTAAAACTGCGTCGCTACGAGTATTGCGCTGAGCGGCACCTAAAAGGGTATTAAGGTCGCCGCCAGACCAAAAATCCCGTTCAAAACGCTCGGTATCTTGCCTCACGCCCCGCAGAATGGCAGTTTTCTTAAAAATGATGGTCCAAGAGGCTACTGACATGCCCAGTAATAACAACATTACTAACTGGACTAATAGGCTGGCATTCAGGACGAGAGAGAGAAATGAGAGATCTTGAGTAGGTGTCATGGTGGATTTTGTATGATGTAGGTTGATTTTACTAAGTTAATTCACTCAGCAATACAACTTCATCAGGATTATGACCATGTTTGACCGCCAAAATACATTAGCCAAAACCGACCCAGAATTATGGGCATCGATTCAGAATGAAAATCAGCGTCAGGAAGACCATATTGAACTGATTGCTTCTGAGAACTACGCCTCTCCAGCGGTGATGCAGGCGCAGGGCTCTCAGCTCACCAATAAGTACGCTGAAGGCTACCCAGGCAAGCGTTATTACGGCGGTTGTGAGTTTGTCGACGTGGCTGAGAAGTTGGCGATTGATCGAGTGAAGGCTTTGTATGGTGCTGAAGCGGCGAACGTTCAGCCCCATTGCGGCGCATCTGCAAACCAAGCGGTATTTTTGGCTTTCCTGAAACCGGGCGACACCTTTATGGGAATGAGTTTGGCTGAAGGCGGTCACTTAACCCATGGTATGGCTTTGAATATGAGTGGCAAGTGGTTTAACCCGATTTCTTATGGTCTCGATAAAAACGAAGCGATTGATTACGAACAAATGGAGCGTTTAGCTCGTGAGCACAAACCTAAATTGATTATTGCTGGTGCATCTGCCTACTCTCTCGTGATCGATTGGGAGCGCATTGGTAAGTTGGCTAAAGAAGTCGGCGCCATTTTTATGGTGGACATGGCGCATTACTCTGGTTTGATTGCCGCTGGCGTATATCCCAATCCAGTACCGCATGCTGACATCGTTACCTCCACAACACACAAGAGTTTGCGCGGCCCTCGCGGCGGCATCATCTTGATGAAGGCTGAGCACGAGAAAGCAATTAATTCTGCAGTATTCCCTGGTCTACAAGGTGGCCCATTAATGCATGTGATTGCAGCTAAGGCGACAGCTTTTAAAGAGGCGCAAGAGCCTGGCTTTATTCATTATCAAAAACAAGTGATTGCTAACGCAAAGGCCTTGGCTGAGACTTTGATCTCACGTGGTCTGCGTATTGTTTCTGGCGGTACAGATTCTCATGTGATGTTGGTGGATTTGCGTGCTAAGAAGATGACTGGTAAAGAAGCTGAGCGTGTCTTGGGCGAAGCACACATTACTTGCAATAAGAACGGCATTCCGAATGATCCAGAAAAACCAATGGTCACTAGCGGTATTCGTTTAGGCTCACCAGCAATGACCACGCGCGGCTTTAAGGAGGCTGAAGCACGTCAAGTAGGTAATTTCATTGCAGACGTTCTAGATAATCCGAATGATGCTGACAATATTGCCAAGGTTCGTACACAGGTAGCCGAGTTGACCAAGCGTTTCCCGGTTTACGGCTAATACAAATAACTGACCAAACTAAAACATAAAGAAGAACTACATTGCGCTGCCCTTTCTGCCATAACGACGATACCCAGGTATTAGACACTCGGGTATCCGATGAAGGCGATACTATTCGCCGCCGCCGCCGTTGTGCCAAATGCGACAAACGATTTACGACTTATGAGCGTGTAGAGCTTGTATTACCGGCAATTGTTAAGAAGAACGGTAGTCGTGTTGAATACAGTCATGATAAGTTAGTCAGCTCAGTCAAGCTGGCATTGCGTAAGCGCCCAGTTTCATCTGACTCAGTTGATGAATCAATTGCTCGCATTGAAGAGAAGTTACTCAGCTTAGGTGAAAAAGAAATTCCAAGTGAGCGCGTAGGTGAGTTGGTGATGCGTGAACTCAAGCGTCTAGATAAAGTGGCTTACATCCGCTTTGCTTCTGTCTATAGAAGCTTTGCAGATATCGAATCTTTTGAGAGTGCGCTGAAAGAGTTGAAGTAATTCCTTTACAGAATAACCTCCAACCCTTTTCTTTCAATTAAAGATAAGAGTTTTAAAGATGTTCCGCTAGGCCTTTTATCACCAGCCTCCCATTTTTGAATGGTAGATAGACTAGTGTTAATTGCTAAGGCAAAAACAGCCTGACTCAGCTGGCTTTTGCTGCGTAGCTGTTTGATGCGCTTCGCCGTCATGGGTTTTACTTCCAGATTGCGCAGGGCTTCAAATTCATCCATACTTTTTTTGGTAATGACGCCTGCCTTATGGAGGCCTTTAACGGTATTCGTCATCTCCTCAATAATTCGGCTCTTTGTTTTATTAAGCATTATTTGTTAACTCCTTTAGTTCCCCTATGAGGATTACTTTCTCGATATCTTGATCAGTCAGATTCATCAGTCTATTTGCTGCGCCTTGTAAATGAACTAATTCATCATCATTAATATTATCTTTCTCATTCTTTGCAAATCCATAAAGAAAAAACCACTTCTTGGAAGACTTGCTTGCAACCAATGTCCTGGCACCAGCTCTTTTGCCTGCGCCTGGTAATGCAATTCTTTTCTTAAACACGTTCCCACCAAGATCGACCCCAACGAGGCCAGCCTCCATTTCCGCAACTGCGACGAGTAGATCTTGATCTTTTAAGTCAGTTTTTCTCATCCACTTATTAAAATTTTTTGTTTTGAAGGCACGTTTTTCTGTCATAAAAAACTATACCACTAAGTACGTTAGTTAAATAATACCCCTTTTCCCGACAAAGAAAAAGG contains the following coding sequences:
- the queC gene encoding 7-cyano-7-deazaguanine synthase QueC; the protein is MSKLSAAFQSIAPRKPNAPAVILFSGGLDSSTILALAKDLGYAPYVLSVGYGQRHSSELAAAKHIAKKMGVVRHEVVNLDLTRFGGSALTDSSIDIPITPGKDLEIPVTYVPARNTILLSLALGWAESLGGLDIFYGANAVDYSGYPDCRPEYVASFETMANLATKAGIEAINNESRFRVHAPIISMSKAEIIQLGTTLGVDYSQTVSCYQANDLGEACGECESCRLRQVGFKQANLSDPTRYQKK
- a CDS encoding DNA-binding transcriptional regulator — encoded protein: MLNKTKSRIIEEMTNTVKGLHKAGVITKKSMDEFEALRNLEVKPMTAKRIKQLRSKSQLSQAVFALAINTSLSTIQKWEAGDKRPSGTSLKLLSLIERKGLEVIL
- a CDS encoding ExbD/TolR family protein, with product MAGSLRKSSKRRAMADINVVPYIDVMLVLLVIFMVTAPMVNPGVVNLPTVGGAKVQSLPPVFLTIDANENVIVRKDGDPVQTLNKFELGAFARSQAEKSAEQPVVLAADKSIKYEVVMEVMSKLKENGVKRVGLAVKSQ
- a CDS encoding riboflavin synthase; translated protein: MFTGIITAVGQIKSAQDKGDGLHLVVEVPPGYLDDVALGDSIAIQGACMTATELTDTTFALDISRESLNKTIGLDKIGSVNLEKALRLNDRLGGHLVSGHVDGVGKVAHFATVANDAYGSWLLQIEAPKALAPFLAYKGSIVVNGVSLTVNKTQDSQDACLVDINIIPHTLENTTLGKLKQGDAVNLEVDLIARYVARMLETQSNTEVKI
- the pal gene encoding peptidoglycan-associated lipoprotein Pal is translated as MKISIARRAATLTLVGVTALFLAACSSVKLDDVDGANGGGSGNFGSQPWNDPSSPLFQRSVYFDLNEYTVQTKYQKQLSAHASFLKANPKQKIIIQGNTDERGTAEYNLALGQRRSDAVRKSLNLMGVSENQMEAVSFGKEKPKAEGDNEAAWAENRRADIVYITN
- the tolB gene encoding Tol-Pal system beta propeller repeat protein TolB, whose protein sequence is MLQVAQKYFSSVVSVFLAVLSMAGLSSSALAQMNIEITGVGQSLYPIAVMRFKDEGKLPTSLTDIIRQDLARSGYFKNTENGNASESDEGTPNYKSWAARGADALAVGSVVQTGTGQFEIRYKLSDIRKSESLGGLSINSSADNLRAAAHKIADDIIFKLLGERGIFSTRLSYVIKEGKRYRLVISDADGQNIRNAMNSGEPIISPSWSPDGKKVAYVSFEDRKPVIYVHELATGRRIALSNQKGNNSAPAWSPDGKKLAISLSKDGNTQIYSINADGTGLQRLTRGYTIDTEPQYSTDGRYIYFTSDRGGNPQIYRMSAEGEQAEGAKRITYKQGFVTSPRISPDGKYLAYIANIGGAFRLYILNLATGDAQALTDGTSDESPSFAANGRYVLYSTKVGGKRVLAAVSVDGNSKQVLSIPGSDVRQPSWGPFMD
- a CDS encoding type II toxin-antitoxin system RelE/ParE family toxin encodes the protein MTEKRAFKTKNFNKWMRKTDLKDQDLLVAVAEMEAGLVGVDLGGNVFKKRIALPGAGKRAGARTLVASKSSKKWFFLYGFAKNEKDNINDDELVHLQGAANRLMNLTDQDIEKVILIGELKELTNNA
- the tolQ gene encoding protein TolQ codes for the protein MTPTQDLSFLSLVLNASLLVQLVMLLLLGMSVASWTIIFKKTAILRGVRQDTERFERDFWSGGDLNTLLGAAQRNTRSDAVLEHIFEAGMQEFMKVREIDAARRAMKATYQREMDMLEANLPFLASVGSVSPYIGLFGTVWGIMHAFRGLANVQNATLAAVAPGIAEALVATAIGLFAAIPAVVAYNRAATDVDRLAIRFETFIEEFTNILQRQASGK
- a CDS encoding GspH/FimT family protein, with the translated sequence MSKQDQGYSLLELMAVVLIIAIIAISTLPLLHEQMAAREIDIIARRFIAHAQFARAQAFLLGAPVRITPFNGGLWEEGWVVKNVCDKRQPKSTCIERTWISQGDLAQVYFKGGGQQFIDPHTSKRGILFNAAGAAKTAQGGFVANRLILGHDRDSGLERHLILGSGGRWRICDPIKDPKACK
- the tolA gene encoding cell envelope integrity protein TolA; the encoded protein is MNSAQTVHSSPLNFKRGRPTKNESTKRAFSFSLAVHLGLLAFLVIGISWNNSTPSGVEVELWDASQQVQTPVVPEIKTEMKEEAADIAIKKKKVEQEPPKKEVVKEIPKQVKTPPPKEKEKEQPKKPEAPKAAAPAETKANAAAEKVRADQLARLRAAAGAEGGSGGTSGSGVGGGGNAPPGWTDKVVKKVKPLIVFNPESISGNPAAVVKVNLAPDGAILGTDLVSSSGNTGWDRAVLLALTRAESLPKDDNGKIPQREVKLTFKPKD
- the nrdR gene encoding transcriptional regulator NrdR; this encodes MRCPFCHNDDTQVLDTRVSDEGDTIRRRRRCAKCDKRFTTYERVELVLPAIVKKNGSRVEYSHDKLVSSVKLALRKRPVSSDSVDESIARIEEKLLSLGEKEIPSERVGELVMRELKRLDKVAYIRFASVYRSFADIESFESALKELK
- the glyA gene encoding serine hydroxymethyltransferase; protein product: MFDRQNTLAKTDPELWASIQNENQRQEDHIELIASENYASPAVMQAQGSQLTNKYAEGYPGKRYYGGCEFVDVAEKLAIDRVKALYGAEAANVQPHCGASANQAVFLAFLKPGDTFMGMSLAEGGHLTHGMALNMSGKWFNPISYGLDKNEAIDYEQMERLAREHKPKLIIAGASAYSLVIDWERIGKLAKEVGAIFMVDMAHYSGLIAAGVYPNPVPHADIVTSTTHKSLRGPRGGIILMKAEHEKAINSAVFPGLQGGPLMHVIAAKATAFKEAQEPGFIHYQKQVIANAKALAETLISRGLRIVSGGTDSHVMLVDLRAKKMTGKEAERVLGEAHITCNKNGIPNDPEKPMVTSGIRLGSPAMTTRGFKEAEARQVGNFIADVLDNPNDADNIAKVRTQVAELTKRFPVYG
- the ybgF gene encoding tol-pal system protein YbgF, translating into MSKVSHSFKQTLSRAFCLSTAVLCLSASNNAWALFADDDARKAILDLRKSFATAQMDLQNQIEKLKADNAELRGKIENLEKQGDDISTSQKTYYQDLDSRLGNFEPRTGTIEGVSGTVQPGEKKAYDDALKAFQSGNLKKADEGFSAFANRYPKSPYLPLALFWSGNSKYANKDYTGAIAQLQSLIKRYPTHPRIPSSMLTLGNAQLESGNKAAAKKTFSEIISKYPDTESAKDAQQLIAATK
- the ribD gene encoding bifunctional diaminohydroxyphosphoribosylaminopyrimidine deaminase/5-amino-6-(5-phosphoribosylamino)uracil reductase RibD, which translates into the protein MYTAVDHQFMSQALAEAQNALYLSNPNPRVGCIIVKDREVIGRGHTQRVGGPHAEVQALAEVKSKGLDPTGSAIYVTLEPCNHTGRTPPCVDALIAAKPAMVIVAMSDPNPLVGGKGLERLKAAGIDVRCGLLESEAQVLNRGFISRMTRGLPWVRMKIAASLDGKTALPDGQSKWITGPLARADGHHWRAQACAILTGVGTVKEDDPSLDVRDVKTERQPWRIIVDSKLETPLSAKVLSKPQSSGVILVCASLDSQETQDKAKAFEALGVEVLAMANANGKVDLPKLFAYLAKERHMNEIHIEAGFKLNGSLLREGCVDELLLYYAPFFMGDGIGMANITPLTALDQRQDWQIIDHTLFGPDLRLRLSKK